From one Leifsonia soli genomic stretch:
- a CDS encoding PucR family transcriptional regulator — translation MPATLTQLLARGELGLRLLTPAGVGDVDAPLAWAHSSDLPDPTPFLSRGQVLLVTEPPEDAEPYVRRLAEHGIAALGFGTEVVRDGAPAELVEACTRHGLPLFEVPYRTPFIAVARFVADRVAADAYARSTWALRASRAISLAALRPDALGAVLSELSRQIERPVALVGGDGAVARSYPSGALDARARRALAEAADPLLRSGRRAAGTVGTDAGPFALQTLGAAGRLRGVLAVGSDSLDAAAQQVITGVVALAGLALEQSRAADAARERLRTAVWRALVAGDLAVAASVAEPVLGPLPAAPLRVAVLSGPAIAAAFDWLDTNASGFFAREGSDLVVLGDDEAAAAIATRFDLRGGLSAQAELDALPAAVEQASAARGRATADEPLPSFEEVAGAGMLALLHTPDARAVARSALRPLTAADPALPGVLRTWLDSDGVYDVAARKLGIHRHTLRARVAEAERLLGRDLTSFAARADLYAALRAST, via the coding sequence ATGCCAGCGACCCTCACCCAGCTGCTCGCGCGCGGCGAGCTGGGACTGCGCCTGCTCACCCCGGCCGGAGTCGGCGACGTGGATGCGCCCCTCGCCTGGGCGCACAGCTCCGACCTGCCCGACCCGACGCCCTTCCTGTCGCGCGGCCAGGTGCTGCTGGTGACCGAGCCGCCGGAGGACGCCGAGCCGTACGTCCGCCGGCTGGCCGAGCACGGCATCGCGGCGCTCGGCTTCGGGACGGAGGTCGTCCGCGACGGAGCGCCGGCAGAGCTGGTCGAGGCCTGCACCCGGCACGGGCTCCCGCTGTTCGAGGTCCCGTACCGCACGCCGTTCATCGCGGTCGCGCGCTTCGTGGCGGATCGCGTGGCGGCGGACGCGTACGCACGCAGCACCTGGGCGCTCCGCGCTTCGCGCGCGATCTCGCTCGCGGCGCTGCGCCCGGACGCCCTCGGGGCCGTCCTCTCCGAGCTGTCGCGGCAGATCGAGCGTCCGGTCGCCCTCGTCGGCGGGGACGGCGCGGTGGCGCGCAGCTATCCGTCCGGCGCCCTCGACGCCCGGGCCCGGCGGGCGCTGGCGGAGGCCGCCGACCCGCTGCTGCGGAGCGGCCGTCGTGCGGCGGGAACGGTCGGAACGGACGCCGGGCCGTTCGCCCTGCAGACCCTCGGCGCCGCAGGGCGCCTGCGCGGCGTGCTGGCGGTCGGGTCGGACTCGCTGGACGCTGCGGCCCAGCAGGTGATCACCGGCGTCGTCGCCCTCGCCGGGCTGGCGCTCGAGCAGTCGCGTGCGGCCGATGCGGCGCGCGAGCGCCTCCGGACGGCGGTGTGGCGGGCTCTGGTCGCCGGCGACCTCGCCGTCGCCGCCTCCGTCGCAGAACCGGTGCTGGGACCGCTGCCCGCGGCGCCTCTCCGCGTCGCCGTCCTGAGCGGCCCGGCGATCGCGGCGGCGTTCGACTGGCTCGACACCAACGCATCCGGCTTCTTCGCACGGGAGGGCTCCGATCTCGTCGTGCTCGGGGACGACGAGGCGGCCGCGGCCATCGCGACGCGGTTCGACCTGCGCGGCGGCCTATCGGCACAGGCCGAGCTCGATGCGCTCCCCGCGGCCGTGGAGCAGGCGAGCGCTGCGCGCGGGCGAGCGACGGCGGACGAACCCCTCCCGTCGTTCGAGGAGGTGGCGGGCGCCGGGATGCTGGCCCTGCTGCACACGCCGGACGCCCGTGCCGTCGCCCGGAGCGCGCTCCGGCCGCTGACCGCGGCCGACCCGGCCCTGCCGGGCGTACTGCGCACCTGGCTCGACTCGGACGGCGTGTACGACGTCGCCGCCCGGAAGCTCGGCATCCACCGCCACACGCTGCGTGCGCGCGTCGCGGAGGCCGAGCGCCTGCTGGGCCGCGACCTCACCTCCTTCGCCGCCCGCGCCGACCTCTACGCCGCCCTCCGCGCCTCCACCTGA
- a CDS encoding Fur family transcriptional regulator → MDTARLESALRGAGLKATRGRVAVLEALTDHPHVDAETVFRTLIPALPGTSIQNVHNVLGDLTAAGLLRRIEPAGSPALYERRIGDNHHHVVCTGCGAVADIDCAVGHAPCLHPSDAGGFVIDTAEVTFWGLCPSCQERATRAQQS, encoded by the coding sequence ATGGACACGGCACGGCTCGAGAGCGCACTGCGCGGCGCCGGCCTGAAAGCGACGCGAGGGCGGGTGGCGGTGCTCGAAGCGCTGACCGACCACCCGCACGTCGACGCGGAGACCGTCTTCCGGACGCTGATCCCGGCCCTTCCGGGCACGTCGATCCAGAACGTGCACAACGTCCTGGGCGACCTGACCGCGGCTGGGCTGCTGCGCCGGATCGAACCGGCGGGCTCCCCGGCGCTCTACGAGCGGCGGATCGGCGACAACCACCACCACGTGGTGTGCACCGGGTGCGGCGCGGTCGCCGACATCGACTGCGCCGTCGGTCACGCGCCCTGCCTGCATCCGTCGGATGCCGGCGGCTTCGTGATCGACACGGCCGAAGTCACCTTCTGGGGCCTGTGCCCGTCCTGCCAGGAGCGCGCCACGCGCGCTCAGCAATCCTGA
- a CDS encoding three-helix bundle dimerization domain-containing protein, with protein sequence MTIDDRQNASEEDLAVEHAAERLAERYPQVPRERIDELVEKHHEEFDGAPVRDFVPVLIEHDVKQELNAEKRAD encoded by the coding sequence ATGACGATCGACGACCGCCAGAACGCCAGCGAAGAGGATCTCGCCGTCGAGCACGCCGCCGAGCGGCTCGCCGAGCGCTATCCGCAGGTGCCTCGCGAGCGCATCGACGAGCTGGTCGAGAAGCACCACGAGGAGTTCGACGGCGCGCCGGTCCGCGACTTCGTCCCCGTGCTGATCGAGCACGACGTCAAGCAGGAACTGAACGCGGAAAAGCGCGCCGACTGA
- a CDS encoding NAD-dependent succinate-semialdehyde dehydrogenase — MTIVDTVTEPRALEAELLARVPDGLFIGGRWEQGTRDPIEVQDPATGRVIKRIANADPADGIRALDAAVAAADAWAATAPRVRAEILRRAFDLLQERRDDFALLMTLEMGKPLAEANGEVTYGGEFLRWFSEEAVRISGRFGQNPEGTGTMVVSQRPVGPCYLITPWNFPLAMATRKIAPALAAGCTVVVKPAELTPLTTLFFAQLLADAGVPAGVVNVIPTSTARTVSEPIIADPRLRKLSFTGSTPVGRSLLAQAGQNVLRTSMELGGNAPFVVFGDADLEKAVDGAMLAKFRNIGQACTAANRFIVHESVADEFARRVTERVQALRIGRGTEEGVTIGPLIDDRAVASMSALVEDAVGRGARVLTGGTAPEGDGYFFEPTVIVDVQPGSEILREEIFGPILAVTTFSTEDEAVAAANSTEYGLVGYVFTQDLARGQRMIDRVDTGMMGLNTGLVSNAAAPFGGVKQSGLGREGGLEGIHEYLSTKYTLIPA; from the coding sequence ATGACCATCGTCGACACCGTCACCGAGCCGAGGGCGCTCGAGGCGGAGCTGCTCGCCCGCGTGCCCGACGGCCTCTTCATCGGCGGACGATGGGAGCAGGGGACCCGCGACCCGATCGAGGTGCAGGACCCGGCGACCGGTCGCGTGATCAAGCGCATCGCCAACGCCGACCCGGCGGACGGTATCCGTGCGCTGGATGCGGCGGTCGCCGCCGCCGACGCGTGGGCCGCCACCGCGCCGCGGGTCCGCGCCGAGATCCTGCGCCGGGCGTTCGACCTGCTGCAGGAGCGCCGCGACGACTTCGCCCTGCTCATGACGCTCGAGATGGGAAAGCCGCTCGCGGAGGCGAACGGCGAGGTCACCTACGGCGGCGAGTTCCTGCGCTGGTTCTCGGAGGAGGCGGTGCGCATCTCCGGCCGCTTCGGCCAGAACCCCGAGGGGACCGGCACGATGGTCGTCTCGCAGCGACCGGTCGGACCGTGCTACCTGATCACCCCGTGGAACTTCCCGCTGGCGATGGCCACCCGGAAGATCGCGCCGGCGCTCGCCGCGGGCTGCACGGTCGTCGTGAAGCCGGCCGAGCTGACCCCGCTGACCACGCTGTTCTTCGCGCAGCTGCTCGCCGACGCCGGGGTGCCCGCCGGGGTCGTCAACGTCATCCCGACGAGCACGGCGCGCACGGTGTCCGAGCCGATCATCGCCGACCCGCGGCTCCGCAAGCTGTCGTTCACCGGCTCGACCCCGGTCGGCCGCTCGCTGCTCGCCCAGGCCGGCCAGAACGTGCTCCGCACGTCGATGGAGCTGGGCGGAAACGCCCCGTTCGTCGTGTTCGGCGACGCCGACCTGGAGAAAGCGGTCGATGGCGCGATGCTGGCGAAGTTCCGGAACATCGGCCAGGCCTGCACCGCGGCCAACCGGTTCATCGTGCACGAGTCGGTCGCGGATGAGTTCGCCCGCCGGGTCACCGAGCGGGTGCAGGCCCTGCGGATCGGCCGCGGAACCGAGGAGGGCGTCACCATCGGCCCGCTCATCGACGACCGCGCCGTCGCATCCATGTCGGCCCTGGTCGAGGATGCGGTCGGCCGCGGCGCGCGCGTGCTCACCGGCGGCACGGCACCGGAGGGCGACGGGTACTTCTTCGAGCCGACCGTGATCGTGGATGTGCAGCCCGGCAGCGAGATCCTCCGCGAGGAGATCTTCGGACCGATCCTCGCGGTCACCACGTTCTCGACGGAGGACGAGGCCGTCGCGGCCGCGAACTCCACCGAGTACGGGCTGGTCGGCTACGTCTTCACGCAGGACCTGGCCCGCGGTCAGCGGATGATCGACCGCGTCGACACCGGCATGATGGGCCTCAACACGGGCCTGGTCTCGAACGCGGCCGCGCCGTTCGGCGGCGTCAAGCAGTCCGGTCTCGGGCGCGAAGGGGGCCTGGAGGGCATCCACGAGTACCTCAGCACGAAGTACACGCTGATCCCGGCCTGA
- a CDS encoding aldose 1-epimerase family protein, whose protein sequence is MSTPISGTHFGLTAGDYHATIASVGATLRTLQFDGRDLVVPFEADEVRPAFRGATLAPWPNRVVDGRYTFDGVEEQLALTEPTRGHALHGLAAWLDFVAVDRAADSVTFAATIEAQAGYPHRVEVTVAFSLDEEGLHTTVTGTNTGPTRAPWGTGPHPYLVAGDGRVDDWTLSLPADLVLTVTEDRLVPTGLADVATEQDGDWDFRTPRTIGDTFIDHAFTGLTRSADGAAVVRVTAPEGTGVELAWGEDCPWVQIHTADQPVPELNRLGLAVEPMTCPPDAYNSGTDLIVLEPGASAAASWTIRAV, encoded by the coding sequence ATGAGCACACCCATCTCCGGAACCCACTTCGGCCTCACGGCGGGCGACTACCACGCGACCATCGCGTCGGTCGGCGCCACCCTGCGGACGCTCCAGTTCGACGGACGCGACCTGGTCGTCCCGTTCGAGGCCGACGAGGTGCGACCCGCCTTCCGCGGCGCCACCCTCGCACCGTGGCCGAACCGGGTCGTCGACGGTCGATACACGTTCGACGGCGTCGAGGAGCAGCTGGCGCTCACCGAGCCCACCCGCGGCCACGCCCTGCACGGGCTGGCGGCGTGGCTCGACTTCGTCGCGGTCGATCGAGCCGCGGACAGCGTGACATTCGCCGCGACCATCGAGGCGCAGGCCGGCTACCCGCACCGGGTGGAGGTGACGGTGGCGTTCTCGCTCGACGAAGAGGGCCTGCACACGACGGTGACCGGCACGAACACCGGCCCGACGCGCGCACCGTGGGGCACCGGCCCGCATCCCTACCTCGTCGCGGGCGACGGACGGGTGGACGACTGGACGCTGTCCCTCCCCGCCGACCTCGTCCTCACAGTCACCGAGGACCGCCTGGTCCCGACCGGCCTCGCCGACGTCGCCACCGAGCAGGACGGCGACTGGGACTTCCGCACGCCGCGGACCATCGGCGACACCTTCATCGACCACGCCTTCACCGGCCTCACCCGCTCGGCGGACGGCGCTGCCGTCGTCCGCGTCACGGCCCCGGAGGGCACCGGCGTCGAGCTCGCCTGGGGCGAGGACTGCCCCTGGGTGCAGATCCACACCGCCGACCAGCCCGTGCCCGAGCTGAACCGGCTCGGCCTCGCCGTCGAGCCCATGACCTGCCCGCCGGATGCCTACAACTCCGGCACCGACCTCATCGTGCTGGAGCCGGGAGCCTCGGCCGCGGCCTCCTGGACCATCCGCGCCGTCTAG
- a CDS encoding catalase, whose protein sequence is MTDDYTTTQTGTPVASDAHSLTAGRDGVTALHDRYLVEKLAQFNRERIPERIVHAKGGGAFGEFIVTGDVTAYTKAAVFQPGTATRTLQRFSSVAGEQGSPDTWRDVRGFSVKFYTTEGNYDIVGNNTPVFFIRDGIKFPDFIHSQKRLPGSGLRDADMQWDFWTLSPESAHQVTYLMGDRGLPRSWRTMPGYGSHTYQWINAAGERFWVKYHFHSLQGNEEITGVEAEQLAGADADHYRRDLYEAIERGDFPAWRVSVQVMPYEDAKTYRFNPFDLTKVWPHSDYPLIEVGIHTLNENPQNFFAEIEQAAFSPANTVPGIDISPDKMLMARVFSYPDAQRYRVGTNYNELPVNRPVAPVHNYSQDGAARHGFKPADAPVYAPNSFGGPSAQPERAGEGSWESDGALVRSAATLHAEDDDFGQAGALYREVFDDAARARFLDTIAGAVGGVKREDIRERAIQYWTNVDASLGRALRDRLDSASQTPDGAAEYVGVAE, encoded by the coding sequence ATGACGGACGACTACACCACGACCCAGACCGGAACCCCCGTCGCCAGCGACGCCCACTCGCTGACGGCAGGACGCGACGGCGTCACCGCGCTCCACGACCGCTACCTCGTCGAGAAGCTCGCCCAGTTCAACCGTGAGCGCATCCCGGAGCGCATCGTGCACGCGAAGGGCGGCGGCGCGTTCGGCGAGTTCATCGTGACCGGCGATGTGACCGCCTACACGAAGGCCGCCGTCTTCCAGCCCGGCACCGCGACCCGCACCCTCCAGCGGTTCTCCTCGGTCGCCGGCGAGCAGGGCTCCCCCGACACCTGGCGCGATGTCCGCGGCTTCTCGGTGAAGTTCTACACCACCGAGGGCAACTACGACATCGTCGGCAACAACACCCCCGTCTTCTTCATCCGCGACGGCATCAAGTTCCCCGACTTCATCCACTCGCAGAAGCGCCTCCCCGGCTCCGGCCTCCGCGACGCCGACATGCAGTGGGACTTCTGGACGCTGTCGCCCGAGTCGGCGCACCAGGTCACCTATCTCATGGGCGACCGCGGCCTCCCCCGCTCCTGGCGGACCATGCCGGGCTACGGATCGCACACCTACCAGTGGATCAACGCGGCGGGCGAGCGCTTCTGGGTGAAGTACCACTTCCACTCCCTGCAGGGCAACGAGGAGATCACCGGCGTCGAGGCCGAGCAGCTGGCCGGCGCCGACGCGGACCACTACCGCCGCGACCTGTACGAGGCGATCGAGCGCGGCGACTTCCCGGCGTGGCGCGTGTCGGTCCAGGTCATGCCGTACGAGGACGCCAAGACGTACCGCTTCAACCCGTTCGATCTGACCAAGGTGTGGCCGCACAGCGACTACCCGCTGATCGAGGTCGGCATCCACACGCTCAACGAGAACCCGCAGAACTTCTTCGCGGAGATCGAGCAGGCCGCGTTCTCGCCGGCCAACACCGTCCCCGGCATCGACATCAGCCCGGACAAGATGCTGATGGCGCGTGTGTTCTCCTACCCGGACGCCCAGCGCTACCGCGTCGGCACCAACTACAACGAGCTGCCGGTGAACCGCCCGGTGGCTCCGGTGCACAACTACTCGCAGGACGGCGCGGCGCGCCACGGCTTCAAGCCGGCCGACGCCCCGGTGTACGCGCCGAACTCGTTCGGCGGACCGTCCGCCCAGCCGGAGCGCGCGGGCGAGGGATCCTGGGAGTCCGACGGCGCGCTCGTCCGCTCGGCGGCGACGCTGCACGCGGAGGACGACGACTTCGGCCAGGCCGGCGCGCTGTACCGCGAGGTGTTCGACGACGCCGCCCGCGCCCGCTTCCTCGACACGATCGCCGGCGCCGTCGGCGGCGTGAAGCGGGAGGACATCCGCGAGCGCGCCATCCAGTACTGGACGAACGTGGATGCGTCGCTCGGCCGCGCGCTCCGCGACCGCCTCGACTCGGCGTCGCAGACCCCGGACGGGGCCGCGGAGTACGTGGGCGTCGCCGAGTAG
- the mmsB gene encoding multiple monosaccharide ABC transporter permease: MKSLTKALTYLTGQLRQIGLFITLIAIVVFFQIATGGITLAPINVSNLIVQNSYILILAIGMVMVIIAGHIDLSVGSVVAFIGAMAGVFISNWHLPWPLAIVFCLVLGALVGAWQGFWIAYFGIPAFIVTLAGMLAFRGAAQIALGNQQISFFPKEFRAIGSGFLPAFGTTGYEPLTMILGLLASIAILVSSLRQRAVRRKYDLEDEPLWWFVVKLVFLVALVLVMTVLLASYNGTPIVLIILAVLVVGYSAIMNRSVFGRHIYAIGGNLAAAALSGVKTKRVTFLLFVNMGVLSAVAGLVFTAGLNLASPSAGNGFELDAISAVFIGGAAVTGGIGTVTGAIIGGLIIGVLNNGMSILGIDSDYQLLIKGLVLLAAVAFDVYNKRRSVGQ; the protein is encoded by the coding sequence ATGAAATCGCTCACCAAAGCCCTCACCTATCTGACCGGGCAGCTGCGTCAGATCGGGCTGTTCATCACCCTGATCGCCATCGTCGTCTTCTTCCAGATCGCGACGGGCGGCATCACCCTCGCGCCGATCAACGTGTCGAACCTGATCGTGCAGAACAGCTACATCCTCATCCTGGCGATCGGCATGGTGATGGTCATCATCGCCGGCCACATCGACCTGTCGGTGGGAAGCGTCGTGGCGTTCATCGGGGCGATGGCGGGTGTGTTCATCTCGAACTGGCATCTGCCGTGGCCGCTCGCCATCGTGTTCTGCCTGGTGCTGGGCGCCCTGGTGGGAGCCTGGCAGGGGTTCTGGATCGCGTACTTCGGCATCCCGGCCTTCATCGTCACCCTGGCCGGCATGCTCGCGTTCCGCGGCGCGGCGCAGATCGCGCTCGGCAACCAGCAGATCTCGTTCTTCCCGAAGGAGTTCCGGGCGATCGGCTCCGGCTTCCTTCCCGCGTTCGGGACCACCGGCTACGAGCCGCTGACGATGATCCTCGGTCTGCTCGCCAGCATCGCGATCCTCGTGTCGTCCCTCCGCCAGCGCGCTGTGCGCCGCAAGTACGACCTCGAGGACGAGCCGCTGTGGTGGTTCGTGGTGAAGCTGGTCTTCCTGGTGGCGCTGGTGCTCGTCATGACCGTCCTGCTCGCCAGCTACAACGGCACCCCGATCGTCCTGATCATCCTGGCCGTGCTGGTCGTCGGCTACTCGGCGATCATGAACCGCTCCGTGTTCGGCCGCCACATCTACGCGATCGGCGGCAACCTGGCCGCGGCCGCCCTCTCGGGCGTCAAGACCAAGCGGGTCACCTTCCTGCTGTTCGTCAACATGGGCGTGCTGTCCGCGGTGGCGGGTCTCGTGTTCACGGCCGGCCTGAACCTGGCGAGCCCCAGCGCGGGCAACGGGTTCGAGCTGGATGCGATCTCCGCCGTCTTCATCGGAGGCGCGGCGGTCACCGGCGGGATCGGAACGGTCACCGGCGCCATCATCGGTGGTCTGATCATCGGCGTGCTGAACAACGGCATGTCCATCCTCGGCATCGACAGCGACTACCAGCTGCTCATCAAGGGCCTGGTGCTGCTCGCCGCGGTCGCCTTCGACGTCTACAACAAGCGGCGGTCGGTCGGGCAGTAG
- a CDS encoding isocitrate lyase/PEP mutase family protein: MTFHELHHGDRPLLLPNAWDVGSAIAFAAAGFPAVGTTSFGVNAASGRPDAEGASREATVALVERITALPVYISADIEDGFSDDPGEVAALVASLGVAGVNLEDSAGGRLVDPAIPAAKIAAIRRSAPDVFVNARVDSYWFHEEATVPAVAERAARYADAGADGIFVPGAADAATIEQLAAAIPLPLNVLVVPGLSLDRLGELGVRRVSTGSLPYRVAIDAAVDVATAVRDGREPPTATSYAEAQQRLVDFARRTDR; encoded by the coding sequence ATGACGTTCCACGAGCTGCATCACGGCGACCGGCCGCTCCTGCTGCCCAACGCCTGGGATGTGGGGTCTGCGATCGCCTTCGCCGCGGCGGGATTCCCCGCGGTCGGGACGACCAGCTTCGGCGTCAACGCCGCATCCGGCCGACCGGACGCGGAAGGCGCGAGCCGGGAGGCGACCGTCGCCCTCGTCGAGCGCATCACCGCCCTCCCGGTGTACATCTCCGCCGACATCGAGGACGGCTTCAGCGACGACCCCGGCGAGGTCGCCGCCCTGGTCGCGAGCCTGGGCGTCGCCGGAGTGAACCTCGAAGACTCCGCCGGCGGTCGTCTCGTCGACCCGGCCATCCCCGCGGCGAAGATCGCGGCGATCAGGCGGAGCGCCCCCGACGTGTTCGTGAACGCTCGCGTCGACTCCTACTGGTTCCACGAGGAGGCGACCGTGCCGGCCGTCGCCGAGCGCGCAGCGAGGTACGCCGACGCCGGGGCCGACGGCATCTTCGTGCCGGGAGCCGCGGACGCGGCGACGATCGAGCAGCTGGCCGCGGCCATCCCGCTTCCGCTCAACGTGCTCGTCGTCCCGGGCCTGAGCCTCGATCGCCTCGGCGAGCTGGGGGTGCGCCGCGTGAGCACCGGGTCCCTGCCGTACCGGGTCGCGATCGACGCGGCGGTGGATGTCGCGACGGCCGTGCGCGACGGCCGCGAACCGCCGACCGCCACCTCGTACGCGGAGGCGCAGCAGCGCCTGGTCGACTTCGCGCGGCGGACGGATCGCTGA
- a CDS encoding PhzF family phenazine biosynthesis protein — protein MDETIEVVVVRVFTDESGRNGNELGIVTSSPATASREQDIANALGFSETVFVDEVDEPGRAARIRIFTPAKELPFAGHPSVGTAWWLADRRTPVDVLREPAGEVEVAVAVDTAWITARAEWTPAFEWLELKSPEDVDALDPFAFTSGQHFAYAWIDEAAGTLRARMFAPEMGIIEDEATGAAAIALTARLGRPLSILQGEGSQLATEPLGDGRIRVGGTTVYDRTIDATL, from the coding sequence ATGGATGAGACCATCGAAGTAGTCGTCGTTCGCGTGTTCACGGATGAGAGCGGCCGCAACGGCAACGAGCTCGGCATCGTCACGAGCTCCCCGGCCACCGCGTCCCGCGAGCAGGACATCGCCAACGCGCTCGGCTTCAGCGAGACCGTGTTCGTGGATGAGGTGGACGAGCCCGGCCGCGCAGCGCGCATCCGCATCTTCACCCCGGCGAAGGAGCTGCCGTTCGCGGGGCACCCGAGCGTCGGGACGGCCTGGTGGCTGGCCGACCGCCGCACGCCGGTCGACGTGCTGCGCGAGCCGGCGGGGGAGGTCGAGGTCGCCGTCGCCGTCGACACCGCCTGGATCACCGCGCGCGCGGAGTGGACGCCGGCCTTCGAGTGGCTCGAGCTGAAGTCGCCCGAGGACGTGGATGCGCTCGACCCGTTCGCCTTCACCTCCGGGCAGCACTTCGCCTACGCGTGGATCGACGAGGCGGCGGGCACCCTCCGCGCCCGGATGTTCGCGCCGGAGATGGGGATCATCGAGGACGAGGCGACGGGGGCCGCGGCGATCGCGCTGACCGCCCGGCTCGGGCGGCCGCTCAGCATCCTGCAGGGCGAGGGGTCGCAGCTCGCGACGGAGCCGCTCGGCGACGGGCGCATCCGCGTCGGGGGGACCACGGTCTACGACCGCACCATAGACGCGACCCTGTAG
- the gabT gene encoding 4-aminobutyrate--2-oxoglutarate transaminase, with amino-acid sequence MTILDTAIDTPVGGPSLPQERRLVTPIPGPESRKRAERKAQAVAAGVGTTIPVYTVAAGGGVLVDVDGNSLIDFGSGIAVTGVGNAAPRVVEAVSAQVAAFTHTCFTVAPYDSYVEVAEALNRLTPGDFAKRSALFNSGAEAVENAVKIARHYTGKQAVVAFDHAYHGRTNLTMGLTAKNQPYKNGFGPFAPEIYRAPLSYPLRDGGLSGAEAASRAISMIEKQVGASNLAALIIEPIQGEGGFIVPADGFLPALQQWANANGVVFIADEVQTGFARTGTMFASEQFGIVPDLIVTAKGIAGGLPLSAVTGRAEIMDAPQVGGLGGTYGGNPLACVAALAAIETYEREDLAARARQIGDILFEKLGALRDADARVAEVRGRGAMVAIELVDPATGAPDAALTAKVAAAAHAAGVVLLTCGTYGNVIRFLPPLSIPDHLLIEGLDVVAEAVAGA; translated from the coding sequence ATGACCATCCTCGACACCGCCATCGACACCCCCGTCGGCGGACCCTCGCTCCCGCAGGAGCGCCGGCTCGTCACCCCGATCCCCGGCCCCGAGTCGCGCAAGCGCGCCGAGCGCAAGGCCCAGGCCGTCGCCGCCGGCGTCGGCACCACCATCCCCGTCTACACGGTCGCAGCGGGAGGCGGCGTGCTGGTGGATGTGGATGGCAACTCCCTCATCGACTTCGGCTCGGGCATCGCCGTGACCGGCGTGGGCAATGCGGCCCCGCGCGTCGTCGAGGCCGTCAGCGCGCAGGTCGCCGCCTTCACCCACACCTGCTTCACCGTGGCGCCCTACGACTCGTACGTCGAGGTCGCGGAGGCTCTGAACCGGCTCACCCCCGGCGACTTCGCCAAGCGGAGCGCGCTGTTCAACTCGGGCGCCGAGGCCGTCGAGAACGCCGTCAAGATCGCCCGCCACTACACGGGCAAGCAGGCCGTCGTCGCGTTCGACCACGCCTACCACGGCCGCACGAACCTCACGATGGGCCTCACCGCCAAGAACCAGCCGTACAAGAACGGCTTCGGCCCGTTCGCACCGGAGATCTACCGCGCACCGCTCAGCTACCCGCTGCGCGACGGCGGGCTCTCCGGCGCCGAGGCGGCGTCCCGGGCGATCAGCATGATCGAGAAGCAGGTCGGCGCCTCCAACCTCGCTGCGCTCATCATCGAGCCGATCCAGGGCGAGGGCGGCTTCATCGTCCCGGCCGACGGATTCCTCCCCGCCCTGCAGCAGTGGGCGAACGCGAACGGCGTGGTCTTCATCGCCGACGAGGTGCAGACCGGCTTCGCCCGCACCGGAACCATGTTCGCCTCCGAGCAGTTCGGCATCGTCCCCGACCTCATCGTCACGGCCAAGGGCATCGCCGGCGGTCTGCCGCTGTCGGCCGTCACCGGCCGCGCGGAGATCATGGACGCGCCGCAGGTCGGCGGCCTGGGCGGCACCTACGGCGGCAACCCGCTCGCCTGCGTCGCGGCGCTCGCCGCGATCGAGACCTACGAGCGGGAGGACCTGGCCGCGCGTGCCCGGCAGATCGGCGACATCCTGTTCGAGAAGCTCGGCGCCCTGCGCGATGCCGACGCCCGCGTCGCCGAGGTCCGCGGACGTGGTGCGATGGTCGCGATCGAGCTCGTCGATCCGGCCACCGGCGCGCCGGACGCCGCGCTCACGGCGAAGGTCGCCGCGGCGGCGCATGCTGCGGGCGTCGTGCTGCTCACCTGCGGCACCTACGGCAATGTGATCCGCTTCCTCCCGCCGCTGAGCATCCCGGACCACCTCCTCATCGAGGGCCTGGATGTCGTGGCCGAGGCGGTGGCGGGCGCATGA